Proteins encoded within one genomic window of Amycolatopsis nigrescens CSC17Ta-90:
- a CDS encoding response regulator produces MISVVVVDDQELMRGGLRMVLGAQEDIEVTGEAGDGAEAIRLAEKLRPDVVLMDVRMPVLDGVEATKRIVAAGTARVLVMTTFDLDEYVYAALRGGASGFLLKDTPPSHLVSALRAVASGEAVVSPSVTRRLLDRFVGTGGQPLRDAAVLNVLTDREREVLVLIAKGLSNIEIAEALFLSEATVKTHVGRILSKLELRDRVQAVVLAYETGLTRPGTG; encoded by the coding sequence ATGATTTCCGTAGTGGTCGTGGACGACCAGGAGCTGATGCGGGGCGGGCTGCGCATGGTGCTCGGCGCGCAGGAGGACATCGAGGTCACCGGGGAGGCCGGGGACGGCGCCGAAGCGATCCGGCTGGCCGAGAAGCTGCGACCGGACGTGGTGCTGATGGATGTCCGGATGCCGGTGCTGGACGGGGTGGAGGCGACGAAACGGATCGTCGCCGCGGGTACCGCGAGGGTGCTCGTGATGACCACCTTCGACCTGGACGAGTACGTCTACGCGGCGCTGCGCGGCGGGGCCAGCGGCTTCCTGCTCAAGGACACCCCGCCGTCGCACCTGGTGTCCGCGTTGCGCGCGGTGGCCAGTGGCGAGGCGGTGGTTTCGCCGTCGGTGACCCGGCGGCTGCTGGACCGGTTCGTCGGCACCGGCGGGCAGCCGCTGCGCGACGCGGCGGTGCTGAACGTGCTCACCGACCGGGAGCGCGAGGTGCTGGTGCTGATCGCGAAGGGCCTGTCGAACATCGAGATCGCGGAGGCGCTGTTCCTGTCCGAAGCCACGGTGAAAACGCACGTGGGGCGCATCCTGTCGAAGCTGGAGCTGCGAGACCGGGTGCAGGCTGTGGTGCTCGCCTACGAAACCGGCCTCACCCGCCCCGGCACCGGCTGA
- the grpE gene encoding nucleotide exchange factor GrpE yields MSSWFRRESRAGQRKLEDLPTGKIPAKVIADAEAEMDKQQDKPAEQPEEQGTAERADASDSDVDPVPAVVTHATGAGPGALEQALADRLALIHLCLYAMDRARSGGVVERLQQGLAGIGVTALRPDGQRFDPALHEAGGAVVTDDESLVGTVAETEVVGFSDQDRLLRAPIVTVYTQR; encoded by the coding sequence GTGTCTTCGTGGTTCCGCAGGGAGAGCCGGGCGGGTCAGCGGAAGCTGGAGGACCTGCCGACCGGCAAGATCCCGGCCAAGGTCATCGCGGACGCCGAGGCCGAGATGGACAAGCAGCAGGACAAGCCTGCCGAGCAGCCGGAAGAGCAGGGAACCGCCGAGCGGGCCGATGCGTCGGACTCCGATGTGGACCCCGTACCAGCAGTCGTCACGCATGCCACCGGTGCCGGCCCCGGCGCGCTCGAGCAGGCGCTGGCCGACCGGCTGGCGCTGATCCACCTCTGCCTCTACGCGATGGACCGGGCGCGCAGCGGCGGCGTGGTGGAACGATTGCAGCAGGGGCTCGCCGGGATCGGGGTGACCGCGCTGCGGCCGGACGGCCAGCGGTTCGACCCGGCGCTGCACGAGGCTGGCGGTGCGGTGGTGACCGACGACGAGTCGCTGGTCGGCACCGTGGCGGAGACCGAGGTGGTCGGCTTCAGCGACCAGGACCGGCTCCTCCGCGCGCCCATCGTCACCGTCTACACCCAGCGCTGA
- a CDS encoding dynamin family protein: MSVANLCRRLQPQVSARTAAGFGEVLRRLGAPLQVAVAGRIKSGKSTLVNALIGRRVAPTDVGECTRLVTRFQYGTVDRVEVVFADGRKQVLPFAADGMIPAELGVDIAEVSHLEAYLTNAVLQDMTVIDTPGLGSLDAASVSRTEQLLGAAGSGDSGDDPDEDGTELDDTSRSAVAGAEAVLYVVTQGIRADDQQALAAFTAATASREAGPVNAIAVLNKADTIAPESVAGAEETGNPVWTAATVLAEKQAATLKPRVADVLPVISLVAESAESGGFTSADAEALRGLAALEPDVLETMLLSADIFTTWECDVPSGTRLRLLEKLDLYGVRCAVDAIRAEPSITAGALRRTLLDSSGLAAVRARLNVVFAARADGIKAAAALASVTALAHASGDPAERQRVHDAIEVLLAKPEAHQLRLLEALTLVASGAVDMPEDLTEEVLRVGSNADLGAQLGLPGGSREELAAFSLERAGWWRSFASFGATPAQSRVAHVVHRAYFLIWQQLRA; the protein is encoded by the coding sequence ATGTCGGTCGCGAACCTGTGCCGCCGGCTCCAGCCGCAGGTCTCCGCGCGCACCGCGGCCGGGTTCGGTGAGGTGCTGCGCCGGCTCGGTGCGCCGCTGCAGGTCGCCGTCGCCGGGCGGATCAAGTCCGGTAAGTCCACCCTGGTCAACGCGCTGATCGGGCGCCGGGTGGCGCCGACCGACGTTGGCGAGTGCACCCGCCTGGTCACCCGGTTCCAGTACGGCACCGTGGACCGGGTCGAGGTGGTCTTCGCCGACGGCCGCAAGCAGGTGCTGCCGTTCGCCGCGGACGGCATGATCCCGGCCGAGCTTGGCGTGGACATCGCCGAGGTCTCCCATCTCGAGGCGTACCTGACCAATGCGGTGCTGCAGGACATGACCGTGATCGACACCCCCGGCCTCGGCTCGCTGGACGCCGCATCGGTGTCCAGGACCGAGCAGCTGCTGGGCGCGGCCGGCAGCGGTGACTCCGGAGACGACCCCGACGAGGACGGCACCGAGCTGGACGACACCTCGCGCAGCGCGGTGGCCGGCGCGGAGGCCGTGCTCTACGTGGTCACCCAGGGCATCCGGGCGGACGACCAGCAGGCACTGGCCGCGTTCACCGCGGCCACCGCCAGCCGCGAGGCCGGTCCGGTGAACGCGATCGCGGTGCTGAACAAGGCGGACACCATCGCGCCGGAGTCGGTGGCCGGTGCCGAGGAGACCGGCAACCCGGTGTGGACGGCGGCCACCGTGCTCGCCGAAAAGCAGGCCGCCACCCTGAAACCGCGGGTGGCCGACGTGCTGCCGGTGATCAGCCTGGTCGCCGAGTCCGCCGAGTCCGGCGGGTTCACCTCGGCCGACGCCGAGGCGCTGCGCGGACTGGCCGCGCTCGAGCCGGACGTGCTGGAGACCATGCTGCTCTCCGCGGACATCTTCACCACCTGGGAATGCGATGTCCCTTCCGGAACCAGGCTGCGGCTGCTGGAGAAACTCGACCTCTACGGCGTGCGCTGCGCGGTGGACGCGATCAGGGCGGAGCCGTCGATCACCGCCGGCGCGCTGCGCCGCACCCTGCTCGACTCCTCCGGCCTCGCCGCCGTGCGGGCCAGGTTGAACGTGGTGTTCGCGGCACGCGCGGACGGGATCAAAGCCGCCGCGGCGCTCGCTTCGGTGACCGCGCTGGCGCACGCTTCGGGCGATCCCGCCGAGCGGCAGCGGGTGCACGACGCGATCGAGGTGCTGCTGGCCAAGCCGGAGGCGCACCAGCTCCGGCTGCTGGAAGCGCTCACCCTGGTCGCCTCCGGGGCGGTGGACATGCCCGAAGACCTCACCGAGGAGGTGCTGCGGGTGGGCAGCAACGCCGACCTCGGCGCGCAGCTCGGCCTGCCGGGCGGCTCGCGCGAGGAGCTGGCCGCGTTCTCGCTGGAGCGGGCCGGCTGGTGGCGTTCCTTCGCGTCCTTCGGCGCGACCCCGGCGCAGAGCCGGGTGGCGCATGTGGTGCACCGCGCCTACTTCCTGATCTGGCAGCAACTCCGCGCGTGA
- a CDS encoding endonuclease domain-containing protein: protein MRTPRCMPDITGPFLGSHALSEGWLTAKQLRSPALGRLFRGVYVPAKMPVTHELRCQAAALIAPGPAVLTGCSAVTVRGLPLADARDPVEFLVPDLAKFVAQPGLDIKRTDLAKAEFEDWEPVRLATPLRATLDILTSTRLRKSLMRTVALLDSLLRAEFVERAALRTFLEHRHDHGVVRARRALELADPRAESIPESELRVLLKLNGFDFVPQLDVVVHGQFLARLDLAVEECRLAVEYDGQWHQEAAQTERDIERRRRLAAAGWEVIVVTKEWLYGAPLDLVDTVRLALARRTGK from the coding sequence GTGAGAACACCAAGATGCATGCCGGACATCACCGGACCATTCCTCGGCAGCCATGCCCTGTCCGAGGGCTGGCTGACCGCGAAGCAGCTCCGCTCACCCGCACTGGGACGACTGTTTCGCGGCGTGTACGTACCGGCCAAGATGCCGGTCACCCACGAGCTGCGTTGTCAGGCAGCCGCCTTGATCGCGCCAGGTCCGGCGGTGCTCACCGGCTGCTCGGCGGTCACGGTGCGCGGCCTGCCGCTTGCCGACGCCAGAGACCCGGTCGAATTTCTGGTTCCCGACCTGGCGAAGTTCGTCGCGCAGCCCGGCCTCGACATCAAACGCACCGATCTGGCCAAGGCCGAGTTCGAGGATTGGGAACCGGTACGGCTGGCCACCCCGTTGCGTGCGACTCTGGACATCCTGACCAGCACCAGGCTGCGGAAGTCGCTGATGCGCACGGTGGCGTTGCTGGATTCGCTGCTCCGCGCCGAGTTCGTCGAACGCGCGGCGCTGCGGACCTTTCTCGAGCACAGGCATGACCACGGCGTGGTCCGCGCTCGCCGGGCGCTGGAGCTCGCCGACCCGCGTGCCGAGTCGATCCCCGAATCGGAGTTGCGTGTCCTGCTGAAACTGAACGGGTTCGACTTCGTGCCGCAACTCGATGTGGTCGTGCACGGCCAGTTCCTGGCCAGGCTCGACCTGGCTGTCGAGGAGTGCCGGCTCGCGGTCGAGTACGACGGTCAATGGCATCAGGAAGCCGCGCAGACGGAACGGGACATCGAGCGCCGGAGGCGTTTGGCGGCGGCGGGCTGGGAGGTCATCGTCGTGACCAAGGAGTGGCTGTACGGCGCTCCGCTCGACCTGGTCGACACCGTCCGCCTGGCACTGGCCCGCCGTACCGGCAAATAG
- a CDS encoding histidine kinase yields the protein MRAHPIVGDSLIALLFGLFDLLLFVADADVPGQRMPPWYITVPLDLAIVLPLVVRRKYPLQMAYAVLVIGVPHSVLQLGAASLMTGAIALYTVVVYARRRQAAIYLVALVLVTAGQFTLPPMEDDVVVIALMTALSLALAWVLGEFVGARRAYHVEVEARLHLLETERDQATRIAVGEERSRIARELHDVVAHAVSVMVVQADGASYAIKSNPALAERAVQTISETGREALGDLRRLLDVLRNEDSDGEPRVPQPDTEALGELAERVRTAGVPVRLELTGELTGLPAGVSLGVYRIVQEALTNTLKHAGPGARAEVRVRQDDDVVEVEVCDDGAGRARQLVPPAVAGPLPGGNGLIGMRERAHVFGGELEVGPQPGGGWRVHATLPVRLAR from the coding sequence ATGCGGGCACACCCGATCGTCGGGGACAGCCTGATCGCCCTGCTGTTCGGGCTCTTCGACCTGCTGCTCTTCGTGGCCGACGCGGACGTGCCCGGCCAGCGGATGCCGCCCTGGTACATCACCGTGCCGCTGGACCTGGCGATCGTGCTGCCGCTGGTGGTCCGGCGCAAGTACCCGCTGCAGATGGCCTACGCGGTGCTGGTCATCGGCGTACCGCACAGCGTGCTGCAACTCGGCGCGGCCAGCCTGATGACCGGTGCGATCGCGCTGTACACCGTGGTCGTCTACGCCAGGCGGCGACAGGCGGCGATCTACCTCGTCGCGCTGGTACTGGTGACCGCCGGCCAGTTCACGCTGCCCCCGATGGAAGATGACGTCGTGGTCATCGCGCTGATGACCGCGCTGTCGCTGGCGCTGGCCTGGGTGCTCGGCGAGTTCGTCGGCGCCCGGCGCGCCTACCACGTCGAGGTGGAGGCCAGGCTGCACCTGCTGGAGACCGAGCGCGACCAGGCGACCAGGATCGCGGTCGGCGAGGAGCGCAGTCGGATCGCCCGCGAGCTGCACGACGTGGTCGCGCACGCGGTGAGCGTGATGGTGGTGCAGGCCGACGGCGCGTCCTACGCGATCAAGTCCAACCCGGCGCTGGCCGAACGCGCCGTGCAGACCATCTCGGAGACCGGTCGGGAAGCGCTCGGTGACCTGCGGCGGCTGCTGGACGTGCTGCGCAACGAGGATTCCGACGGCGAGCCGCGGGTGCCGCAGCCGGACACCGAGGCGCTCGGCGAGCTGGCCGAGCGGGTGCGCACCGCGGGGGTGCCGGTGCGGTTGGAGCTGACCGGCGAGCTGACCGGGCTGCCGGCCGGGGTTTCGCTCGGGGTGTACCGGATCGTGCAGGAGGCGCTGACCAACACGCTCAAGCACGCCGGGCCGGGGGCAAGGGCCGAGGTGCGGGTGCGCCAGGACGACGACGTGGTGGAGGTCGAGGTGTGCGACGACGGCGCCGGGCGGGCGCGGCAGCTGGTGCCGCCGGCGGTGGCGGGTCCGCTGCCCGGCGGCAACGGGCTGATCGGCATGCGGGAACGGGCGCACGTCTTCGGCGGCGAGCTGGAGGTGGGCCCGCAGCCCGGCGGCGGCTGGCGGGTGCACGCGACCCTGCCGGTTAGGTTGGCGCGATGA